Within Chlamydia pneumoniae TW-183, the genomic segment AGATAGGAATGCTAAAATGGCAAAAGCAATTGCGTTGACTATTGAAGATGGAGTTTCTTTCTTGCGTTGAGGTTTAAAAGGTGCCTGCGTGGGGATTGTAGGGATATGGTCAGGAGAAGAATCTGGATCCGGAACAGGCGGTGTCTTCTGGGATACAATAGAGGAGTCGGGTAAAGATGGAGTCGATATTTCCGCCATAAGAATTCCCCTACAAGTTGTTGGCAATAAAAAATTTACTTAATTTTAATATAAAAACAAATCAGAAAAACAAAGATTATTTTGATTTGTCATTAGAATATTGTTGTTTTATAGGGTTTCGATGAAGCGATAAGAAGTCGCAGAAATTGATGCATAGGGGGAGACGTTTGTGCGTAAAATTCCAATGAAGAATAAAATAAGAGAAGCTAAGGTAAGCATCCAAGGAGGGACAGGAGCAAAGGAAAGAGTCTTTAGGATATTGGGGTTGTGTAGCCAAGGATGTGAGAGGAATCCCTGGATAAGCGCTTCGGTGATAGGGGAGCAACATGGCAAGATGATTGTTGCAATGAGGAAAACAATGATGGGGAGAATGGTAAAAGGAACAATGAGATTATAGAGGAGACCCTCAAGGGGTAAGCTCCCAAAGTACTGCATGATTGGCAGAACAATAAAGAGTTGTGCCGATAGTGAAATTGCCAAAGTCATGGCAAGATAGCGGATAGGATACAACCAAAATGGAGAGAGAAACTGAGTCCAAGGGGTGTAGAGAAAGGAAAAGATCTTCGGGAAAAAGAGTAGAATCCCCAACGTCGCTAAGAAGCTTAAAACAAAGGTAGGAGAGAAGGGCGAAAAAAAGATAGAACATAAAATAAAGCCTGCGCCTAGACGATTTAGCCCCGAACAGGACCCAGAAAAACACCATGAAAAACAAAGTAGGGTTACGGAGATCCAAGAGCGCCATACCGAGAGAGACATAGGGAAAATACAGGCTAGAGAAGTCAGAACAATGAAGCTTAAGATTTTTTTGATTTTTAAAGGAAGAAGAGCACAGAGCATCCAGAGAGTAGTAGCACACAGAGAGAAATGCCAGCCCGAGATAGCAAAGAGATGAGATAACCCTTTTTGTCTGAAGAGGTCTCTGAGATTTTGAGGAAGGGGAGTTCCTAGCAGAAGACTCGAAGCAAAGGGGCCTACCTCAGAAGAGGGAAACCTATGGTTCAGGAAATGGCAGCTAGATTCTCGGCATTTCTCTTTCATGATATAGAACCTAGACCTAGGAATTTCTTTGTAGCAAGCATTAGACTTAAAAACAATTTGAGATGTATGATGTAGTGTCCCTTCGAGCTCGTAAACCTTTTTAAGCTCTAAACGGGATTCTGATAGAATTTGACACGAGAGGTGGTGGGCTCTTTTCCCACAGGGCGTCTGAATACAAAGAGCTTCTCCGTAGTAGGTTCCTTGCCCCCCTGCGTGGTGAATCACAAAAGTCCCTGATATAGGGCCGTCATGGAGGAATGGCGCAGGAGTTAACATCAAAGAAATGATCCAAGCACTTGCTAAAGGGAGCCATTGTTTAGGGTTGCGAGGAAGGAACATTCCTAAGAAAATAAGAATCAGAGCACTACATTCTGGGTGGCCACGGGATGTGATGCCAGCAAGCCAATAGAGCCCACATAAGAAAATAGGATGTCTTTGTTGGAAGCACTCACAAGAGGCGCGTAATCGAATGAGCCAAGAGCTTATGGGATAGCGAAAGAAAAAAGATGAAAAAACCTGACAACGATTCCACATTTGATGTTCGCTCTTTCTTTCCCTTCGATGTGTTATGTATAGAGCAGTTGCGCAAGGAAATGTCTTGGGAAGTGGTTTCAGCGAAGATCCCGCGTCTTCCTCGAGGGTGGTACGAGCTCATGGGACTATCAAAAGAAGATCGTATAGATTTTTGCTTAGACTTCTGGTGTTCCGTACTAGGGATTGAGCATAAAGAATCTCCAAGTATTTGTCGTTTTTTTTCTTTACTAGAGACCATTGAAGTTTACATCTATCGCTTGGAAAAAGAACCTTATCAACTAAAGATGTTTTATGTATTCCGTGATGGTCGTTGTGGGTTTCAAGGAGAGCCTCCTCTTCTAGATTTTTTAGGGCATCATAGGCTGCCTCCTTTAGGGGACCGCCATTACGAGAAATTTTTCTCTATTCATAATGGATTCGGGAAATGGGAGGATGAGGGGATTTTCCCCATGAGGTCTTTAGCAAAGGTACAACAAAAATTACGTCAGCAGCTCGTTGTAATGAATAAGATGCAGGCGGAAGATAATTGTTATTCTTTAGGTATCTTTCCTTTTTATGGCTATGAAGAGCCTTTTGCTTATCAGAGTTTCTTTTTTGATCCTGAAATACGCAGAGACCTTCCTTCTCCGAATGTGTTGTTAAATGAAGAGAGCTTGGAGCATCGAAGCTTAGAAACTATTGAGTTGTTGCATCTGTCTAAGAGCTATTATCCTTCTTTCCTCTCGTGGTTGGAGAACTATCTACATAGTGAGGAGGTGTATAATGAATGAGCCTACTCGCACTTATCTAGAAAGTGAGAAAGATACACAAGATCAGATCGAAGAGCTCCAGGCAACTTGTATAGTTAAGAATGCAGCAGGAATCCATGTGCGTCCTGCAGGTGTTATTGTTCGACTCTTTGATGGAGAGCCTTGTGATGTGCATTTCACCTACGCAGGTAAAACGATAAATGCAAAGAGTATCATGAGTATTCTTATGTTGGGAGCTCCACAAGGAGGAGAGATTCTTGTGACTATTAGAAGCAAAGAAGCTCATCGTATCTTACAAAAGATACAAGATGCGTTTAGTTCCGGTTTTGGAGAACTATAAATGGATACACAGTCCTCTATAGGTAACGAAGAATGGCGTATTGCAGGAACCTCTATAGTTTCTGGGATGGCCTTAGGTAAAGTATTTTTTTTGGGAACATCCCCCTTGCATGTTCGTGAGCTGACTCTACCTCAAGAAGAAGTCGAACATGAAATACATCGTTATTATAAAGCTTTGAATCGCTCGAAGTCTGATATCGTAGCTTTAGAACAGGAAGTTACGGGACAGCAAGGCCTTCAAGAGGTTTCCTCTATCCTACAAGCACACTTGGAGATTATGAAAGACCCTCTCCTTACGGAGGAGGTGGTCAATACTATCCGTAAGGATCGTAAAAATGCAGAATATGTCTTTTCTTCAGTCATGGGTAAAATAGAAGAGTCGTTAACAGCAGTCCGCGGGATGCCTTCTGTTGTAGATCGTGTTCAAGATATCCATGATATCTCCAATAGAGTTATCGGCCATCTGTGTTGCCAACATAAGAGTTCTTTAGGAGAATCTGATCAGAATTTGATCATATTCTCTGAGGAATTGACCCCCTCAGAAGTCGCCAGTGCTAACTCTGCCTATATCCGAGGGTTTGTCTCATTAGTGGGAGCAGCCACATCACATACAGCTATCGTCTCGCGAGCAAAGAGCATTCCCTATCTTGCTAATATCTCCGAGGAGCTTTGGAACATCGCAAAGCGATATAATGGCAAGTTAGTCTTAATCGACGGTTATCGTGGAGAGCTAATCTTTAATCCTAAACCAGCGACTCTACAAAGCTGCTATAAAAAAGAGCTTTCCGTGGTTGCCCATACCTCTCAGAGATTAGTAAGAAAGTCCCTACACCCGATTGTTTCTTCGCATGCAGGCAGTGATAAGGACGTAGAAGATCTATTAGAGAACTTCCCTCAAACCTCCATAGGCCTCTTTCGTTCTGAGTTTTTAGCTGTAATTTTAGGACGCCTACCTACACTAAGAGAGCAAGTAGATCTTTACGAGAAGCTCGCACGTTTTCCTGGAGATTCGCCCTCAGTACTGCGCCTCTTTGATTTTGGTGAAGACAAACCTTGTCCTGGAATAAAAAATAAGAAAGAACGTTCTATACGATGGTTGCTAGACTATAGTGTGATTCTTGAGGATCAGCTCCAAGCAATTGCTAAAGCCTCTTTGCAAGGCTCCATAAAGGTTCTCATTCCAGGAGTGTCTGACGTTTCTGAGATTATAGAAGTCAAAAAGAAATGGGAGACCATCCAGACGAGGTTCCCTAAAGGCCATAAGGTTTCTTGGGGGACTATGATAGAATTTCCTTCTGCAGTTTGGATGATTGAAGAGATCCTTCCTGAATGTGATTTTCTCTCTATAGGGACGAATGACCTTGTCCAATATACTTTGGGAATTTCCAGGGAATCCGCTCTTCCTAAACATCTAAATGTAACTTTGCCCCCAGCAGTGATCCGCATGATTCACCATGTACTTCAAGCTGCGAAGCAAAATCAGGTTCCTGTTAGCATTTGTGGAGAGGCCGCAGGGCAGCTCAGTCTGACTCCTTTATTTATAGGCCTAGGAGTTCAAGAGCTCTCAGTAGCTATGCCTGTAATCAATAGACTTCGCAATCATATCGCCCTGCTAGAGTTGAACTCCTGCCTTGAAATTACAGAAGCCCTTTTACAAGCTAAAACATGCTCTGAAGTTGAAGAACTTTTAAATAGAAACAACAAAATCACATCATAAAAATTCCATTATACTTTTTTTATATAAAGATCTTTTATGATGTATAAAGTTTGTAAAAACTGTGTTTTCTAGTCGTGCCAATGTGCAATAGGAAAAAATACCAACTCCACGGCGGATCTCTAGTTCTAGAAAGGCATTGTGGAACGCATAAGAGACATTTCTTGATCCATCTGCTCTTTTGCAAGTTTGAATGCAGCACGGAACAAGTCTTCAATGACTTCTGGATCTTCAGGGTCTAAGCACGTAGGTTGTACTTTTACTGAAATTAAGTCACACTTTCCGTTGATGACAACAGAGACAAGACCGTTGCCAGCTTGCCCTTCGTAACGCTTTTCTAATAGTGAGGCCTCCATTTCTAGGAATTGCTGTTCCATAATTTTAGCTTCTTTTTTTTTCTTAGCGTATCCGCTGCCCATGCTTATCTATCCTTAGGTGAAATATTGATCTTTCCTCTCATGAAATTTTCTAAGAGGTTCTTGCTTATTGTCTTAAAATTCCTGAAAATTCTACAACAGCAAACTGTAATAATGTGTCTACAGCTGCAGATTTTATTGAAGCTGAGCTTTTAACTTCTACAGATATAATTTTACCTTCCGCAGCAGGTTGATTTTTTTTCTCTAAAAAACTCTGTTCTTTGTAGGTGGGCTGAGGTTGAGGAGCTGATACTTGCTGCGTCAAGGTGGGCTCCTTAATATTGCGAAGCCCTTCAAACTGCCGACTCTTAATAGAAGAGATCAACTCTGATAAAACAGGCCTTTGATAAATGCGAATGATATGAATGATGACGGTTTCTAAAAATGTCTGTTCGAAGATGGTATTTTGTAGGTGCTTAGCAGATTCTCCAAGGAAATCTATGATTTCTAGAAGCTGCTCCGTCTTATACTGAGAGCTGAACTTGCTTGTTGTAGAATTCGTAAGAAGAAGATTACGATAAAATAATGTAAGGTCATGGAGAAATGTGACAGGTGCTACCCCAGAATTTAAGAAGTCCGTTACGATCCCTAAGGCTGTCGCATAGTCCCTTTGAAGAATCGCATTGTCTAAAGTCCGGAGAGAATCTTGGGAAGCAAAGCCTAAAGCTTGGGCAACCGTGTCGGGAGAGAGAGATTTAGGAAATAAAGATATTACGTAGTCATAAAGAGATTCTGCATCACGCAAGCTTCCTTGTGCTGCACGGGCGATCGGCGCCAATGCTTCTTGCGACGCCTCAATATGGTCATCTTGAGCCATAAGCGATAGCTTCTCCAGGATCGTTTTTTCAGGAATCCTTTGAAGATGCATTTTTTGACAACGACTTAAAATAGTTCCGGGAATTTTATGGATTTCTGTAGTTGCAAAGAAAAATTTTACATGTTGTGGAGGCTCTTCTAAAGTCTTCAATAAAGCATTGAAGGCTTCCTTAGTGAGCATATGAACTTCATCTATGATATAAATTTTAAACTTTGCTTTTACAGGAGTGAATAATACAGTTTCATTAATTTGACGGATATCTTCGATACCACGGTGGGAGGCTCCGTCAATTTCTAAAACGTCTAAAGAGGATCCTGAAGCAATCTCTTTACAAGAAAAACACTGGTTGCAGGGCTCGCCATCCTCGCTAAGATGCACGCAGTTCAGAGCTTTTGCTAAAATGCGAGCTAGTGTGGTTTTCCCTGTACCACGAATTCCAGAAAATAGATAGGCGTGGGCGGCTCGGTTGAAGACCAAGGCATTTTTTAATACAGCGACAACAGAGCTCTGACCTAGAATTTCTCGAAAGATTTGTGGACGGTACTTTCTAGAGGATGCTTGGTAGGGTTGTAGAGTCATTGTATAACCAAGAGAATGTG encodes:
- a CDS encoding ComEC/Rec2 family competence protein, whose protein sequence is MWNRCQVFSSFFFRYPISSWLIRLRASCECFQQRHPIFLCGLYWLAGITSRGHPECSALILIFLGMFLPRNPKQWLPLASAWIISLMLTPAPFLHDGPISGTFVIHHAGGQGTYYGEALCIQTPCGKRAHHLSCQILSESRLELKKVYELEGTLHHTSQIVFKSNACYKEIPRSRFYIMKEKCRESSCHFLNHRFPSSEVGPFASSLLLGTPLPQNLRDLFRQKGLSHLFAISGWHFSLCATTLWMLCALLPLKIKKILSFIVLTSLACIFPMSLSVWRSWISVTLLCFSWCFSGSCSGLNRLGAGFILCSIFFSPFSPTFVLSFLATLGILLFFPKIFSFLYTPWTQFLSPFWLYPIRYLAMTLAISLSAQLFIVLPIMQYFGSLPLEGLLYNLIVPFTILPIIVFLIATIILPCCSPITEALIQGFLSHPWLHNPNILKTLSFAPVPPWMLTLASLILFFIGILRTNVSPYASISATSYRFIETL
- a CDS encoding HPr family phosphocarrier protein gives rise to the protein MNEPTRTYLESEKDTQDQIEELQATCIVKNAAGIHVRPAGVIVRLFDGEPCDVHFTYAGKTINAKSIMSILMLGAPQGGEILVTIRSKEAHRILQKIQDAFSSGFGEL
- the ptsP gene encoding phosphoenolpyruvate--protein phosphotransferase is translated as MDTQSSIGNEEWRIAGTSIVSGMALGKVFFLGTSPLHVRELTLPQEEVEHEIHRYYKALNRSKSDIVALEQEVTGQQGLQEVSSILQAHLEIMKDPLLTEEVVNTIRKDRKNAEYVFSSVMGKIEESLTAVRGMPSVVDRVQDIHDISNRVIGHLCCQHKSSLGESDQNLIIFSEELTPSEVASANSAYIRGFVSLVGAATSHTAIVSRAKSIPYLANISEELWNIAKRYNGKLVLIDGYRGELIFNPKPATLQSCYKKELSVVAHTSQRLVRKSLHPIVSSHAGSDKDVEDLLENFPQTSIGLFRSEFLAVILGRLPTLREQVDLYEKLARFPGDSPSVLRLFDFGEDKPCPGIKNKKERSIRWLLDYSVILEDQLQAIAKASLQGSIKVLIPGVSDVSEIIEVKKKWETIQTRFPKGHKVSWGTMIEFPSAVWMIEEILPECDFLSIGTNDLVQYTLGISRESALPKHLNVTLPPAVIRMIHHVLQAAKQNQVPVSICGEAAGQLSLTPLFIGLGVQELSVAMPVINRLRNHIALLELNSCLEITEALLQAKTCSEVEELLNRNNKITS
- a CDS encoding YbaB/EbfC family nucleoid-associated protein, coding for MGSGYAKKKKEAKIMEQQFLEMEASLLEKRYEGQAGNGLVSVVINGKCDLISVKVQPTCLDPEDPEVIEDLFRAAFKLAKEQMDQEMSLMRSTMPF
- the dnaX gene encoding DNA polymerase III subunit gamma/tau — its product is MTLQPYQASSRKYRPQIFREILGQSSVVAVLKNALVFNRAAHAYLFSGIRGTGKTTLARILAKALNCVHLSEDGEPCNQCFSCKEIASGSSLDVLEIDGASHRGIEDIRQINETVLFTPVKAKFKIYIIDEVHMLTKEAFNALLKTLEEPPQHVKFFFATTEIHKIPGTILSRCQKMHLQRIPEKTILEKLSLMAQDDHIEASQEALAPIARAAQGSLRDAESLYDYVISLFPKSLSPDTVAQALGFASQDSLRTLDNAILQRDYATALGIVTDFLNSGVAPVTFLHDLTLFYRNLLLTNSTTSKFSSQYKTEQLLEIIDFLGESAKHLQNTIFEQTFLETVIIHIIRIYQRPVLSELISSIKSRQFEGLRNIKEPTLTQQVSAPQPQPTYKEQSFLEKKNQPAAEGKIISVEVKSSASIKSAAVDTLLQFAVVEFSGILRQ